atagaatttaaattaaaatcccCAATTATTTACAGAACAACACTATCAGATCCTTCAGTCCCTAAACCCGAACTCAACTTGCTGACCCATGATGAACCCAAACCCAAATGGGTCGCCCGAGCCCGGTAACAATCGGGCATTTGGGTTCTGCTGAAAACATGCGGCCCCATCGGCCTGTTGAGTCCTCACACCGCTTTGAACCTCCTCCTCGGACGGTGGTGCCCCCACCATGTAGTTTACATGGCTGTGGCCGAAGGGCGGCACAGAAGGGACAAATAAGTCATTACAATCATAATTCACCATCCCTTGGGTTTGGCAACCCGACCCAAATTCGGAAACTGAATCAAGATCCGTCGGGTTGACCCAATCGGTGAAAAACCCGGATCCCATGTTCTGAAATCCGAATTTCTCGTCCTGCTGCTGCATTGTTCTGACTGAGTTCACTCGCGGCAGGGTGAAGCACCGATCATCGATCTCCGGCAACGATTCCAGCATGTCGTCCACGTGGGACGATGAAGAAGGTGATGACCCATTGCTACATTCCATAGCCAAAAGATTTGCCTCA
Above is a window of Glycine soja cultivar W05 chromosome 12, ASM419377v2, whole genome shotgun sequence DNA encoding:
- the LOC114378137 gene encoding NAC domain-containing protein 72-like, producing MGVPERDPLAQLSLPPGFRFYPTDEELLVQYLCRKVAGHHFSLPIIAEVDLYKFDPWVLPGKAAFGEKEWYFFSPRDRKYPNGSRPNRVAGSGYWKATGTDKIITTEGRKVGIKKALVFYVGKAPKGSKTNWIMHEYRLLDSSRKHNLGTAKLDDWVLCRIYKKNSSAQKVEANLLAMECSNGSSPSSSSHVDDMLESLPEIDDRCFTLPRVNSVRTMQQQDEKFGFQNMGSGFFTDWVNPTDLDSVSEFGSGCQTQGMVNYDCNDLFVPSVPPFGHSHVNYMVGAPPSEEEVQSGVRTQQADGAACFQQNPNARLLPGSGDPFGFGFIMGQQVEFGFRD